A region of the Candidatus Paceibacterota bacterium genome:
AACCCGATGATGATTATGTAGAGGAGAAACTTCATAAGATCCGCTACTCCCCGCGGTCCATAGCTTCATTCGCGAGTCGGTCCGCTTCTGCGTTCTCCGCGCGCGGTATATGCGTGAAGGTAACATGTGGCATGTCTTTGAGCATCTCTTGGATCCGGTTGTATTGATCGCGAAGTGTGGGCATCTTAATACGGTAGTTACCATTGAGCTGCTCGACCACGAGTTGGCTATCAAGCTTAAAAAGTATCTTTTCCTCTGCAAATCCGAGATCTTTCGCGGTATGGAGTCCAAGGATAACCGCTTCATACTCCGCCCAGTTGTTTGTCTGCACACCAAGAAACCGCGAGGTCTCTTCAATAACCTTCCCGTCATCCCCCACAATAACAACACCGGCTCCAGCCGGCCCTGGGTTATTTCGCGCACCTCCGTCGGTATAGATCGTGATGTGTTTCATTCGTGTAAGTATACCAAAGAAAAAGAAACGGCTCGCGCACAATGCGCGAGCCAGGAAATGTGAAGGCGACGGAAATTGAGGGTCGACACTCTTTTACGAACAACGAACCCATTCCATTGAGTACCCTCCTCGTCAAAGAAGGCATACGAGTCATCGACCTTGCTTTTTTTGCCGTGGTAGAGACCAACTCCATACGGCAAGGGGACCGTGAACTCTTCCACGAATCCATTGCCGAGAATCTGTTTTGCAAGCGACGGGTCGGTGAGTGCGACGCCGCAAATGTGATACTCATGCCGAAAGAAGTAGGTTTGAAAAGATTTTTCTTGGTGCGACGCTTTCACATGAAGGACGTAGCAGTCGTCGAGGAACACCTTTTTAATCCAGCTTCCCAGAAAGAGAACATATTTCAGCATGGTTTTTCTCCCTTTGTCTGTTTGATACGCCAGCTGTTCTAGAAAAGATAGTAACATCCTTTCACAGGATGTCAAATCTAGCGAATGTCCACAATACGAAGCCGGAGTTCGGGAGACCGTCCAAAGGTTGAGCGCTCAATGTGCGCAACCACATTAACATTCTTCCCCGGCGCAATATCGACTTCGAAACTTTCTTCAGTGCGGAAAAACGCAATCGCCGGAATAACTCTTCCGTTATCAGCGAGACACACCTCAAGATGATTCATGGTCTTCCCGAAACGTCGCACACTTTCAATTAGCACATTTTCGAACAGAAATATTGGTTTTGGATTACCTTCGCCAAACGGTGCAAGTTGATTGATTAACCGGTAGGTGCTCCACGACACATCAGCGGGCGTCAGTGTCGCATCAACCTGTATCGACCCTTCTTTCTCGAGGGTTTCCACTTGTTCGTATGCTGTGTTAAGCACTGCTTCAAGTTCGTGCACACACTCACGAGTCACTGAAAAACCGCCGGAAAAGTGGTGTCCGCCAAAAGCAATAAGCGAGTGTGTTGCCGCCTTCATAAGTGAGACAACACTCACCTCTCCGTTTGAACGACATGACCCTTTAAGCACCCCACCACCTTCTTCTCCCCAGAGACACACTGTCTTTCCATGCTCATCTACAAGCGAGT
Encoded here:
- a CDS encoding ribonuclease HI family protein, with protein sequence MKHITIYTDGGARNNPGPAGAGVVIVGDDGKVIEETSRFLGVQTNNWAEYEAVILGLHTAKDLGFAEEKILFKLDSQLVVEQLNGNYRIKMPTLRDQYNRIQEMLKDMPHVTFTHIPRAENAEADRLANEAMDRGE